A stretch of the Pseudopipra pipra isolate bDixPip1 chromosome 11, bDixPip1.hap1, whole genome shotgun sequence genome encodes the following:
- the CPNE9 gene encoding copine-9 isoform X1 has protein sequence MAAPGALEPATGSVPGTKVELTVSCRNLLDMDTFSKSDPVVVLFVQGSGSSEWKEFGRTEVIDNTLNPDFVRKFVLDYYFEEKQNLRFDVYNVDSKSCSALKQDFLGQAFVALGEVIGAQRGRLERPLTGVPGKRCGTILLLAEELSNCRDIITMQLCANKLDKKDFFGKSDPFLVFYRSNEDGTFTICHKTEVVKNTLNPVWQPFTIPVRALCNGDYDRTVKIDVYDWDRDGSHDFIGEFATSYRELSRAQSQFTVYEVLNPRKKCKKKKYVNSGTVTLLSFSVESEFTFVDYIRGGTQLNFTVAIDFTASNGLPSQPTSLHYVSPYQLSAYALALKAVGEVIQDYDSDKLFPAYGFGAKVPPDGKISHQFPLNNNAENPSCCGIEGVLESYLQSLRTVQLYGPTNFAPVINQVAGTAAQVTDGSQYHVLLIITDGVISDMLQTKEAIVTASALPMSIIIVGVGPAEFEAMEELDGDEVRLSSRGRFAERDIVQFVPFRDYVDDSGNQVLSMARLAKDVLAEIPEQLLSYMKTRDIKPRRADPE, from the exons ATGGCGGCTCCGGGAGCGCTGGAGCCGGCGACCGGCAGCGTGCCGGGCACCAAGGTGGAGCTCACCGTGTCCTGCCG GAACCTGCTGGACATGGACACCTTCTCCAAGTCTGACCCAG TGGTGGTCCTTtttgtgcagggctcagggagcagcGAGTGGAAGGAG ttTGGACGCACTGAGGTGATCGACAACACCCTGAACCCCGACTTTGTCCGCAAGTTCGTCCTCGACTACTACTTTGAGGAGAAGCAAAACCTCCGCTTTGATGT CTACAACGTGGACtccaagagctgctctgccttaAAGCAG GACTTCCTGGGGCAGGCATTTGTGGCACTGGGGGAGGTGATTGGGGCCCAGCGGGGACGCCTGGAGAGACCCCTCAC gggggtcccaggaaAGCGGTGTGGGAccatcctgctgctggctgaggaGCTGAGCAACTGCCGG gacaTCATCACAATGCAGCTGTGTGCCAACAAGCTGGACAAGAAGGACTTCTTTGGAAAATCTGACCCCTTCCTCGTCTTCTACCGCAGCAATGAGGATGGCAC tTTCACCATCTGCCATAAGACAGAGGTGGTGAAGAACACACTCAACCCGGTGTGGCAGCCCTTCACCATCCCCGTGCGTGCCCTCTGCAACGGTGACTACGACCG GACGGTGAAGATAGATGTGTACGACTGGGACCGGGATGGGAG CCACGACTTCATCGGGGAATTTGCCACAAGCTACCGGGAGCTGTCTCGAGCACAGAGTCAGTTCACAGTGTATGAG gtGCTGAATCCCCGGAAGAAATGCAAGAAGAAGAAATATGTGAATTCCGGCACC GTGACACTGCTCTCCTTCTCGGTCGAGTCCGAGTTCACCTTCGTTGACTACATCCGGGGCGG GACACAGCTGAATTTCACCGTCGCCATTGACTTCACGGCCTCCAACG GGTTGCCATCACAGCCCACCTCGCTGCACTACGTGAGCCCCTACCAGCTGAGCGCCTATGCCCTGGCATTGAAGGCAGTGGGGGAGGTCATCCAGGACTACGACAGTGACAAGCTCTTCCCTGCCTACGGCTTCGGTGCCAAAGTCCCACCCGACGGCAAGATCTCCCACCAGTTCCCCCTG AACAACAATGCAGAGAACCCCAGCTGTTGTGGCATTGAGGGTGTGCTGGAGTCCTACCTCCAGAGCCTGCGCACCGTCCAGCTCTACGGTCCTACCAACTTCGCCCCCGTCATCAACCAGGTGGCAGG GACAGCTGCCCAGGTGACTGACGGCTCGCAGTACCACGTCCTCCTCATCATCACTGACGGCGTCATCTCCGACATGCTGCAGACCAAGGAGGCCATTGTCACT GCTTCTGCCTTGCCCATGTCCATCATCATTGTGGGAGTGGGTCCGGCTGAGTTTGAGG CCATGGAGGAGCTGGATGGTGATGAGGTGCGGTTGTCTTCCCGTGGGCGGTTCGCTGAGAGGGACATTGTACAG TTTGTGCCATTTCGGGATTACGTGGATGACTCGGGCAACCAGGTGCTGAGCATGGCCCGCCTGGCCAAGGATGTGCTGGCTGAGatccctgagcagctgctctCCTACATGAAGACCCGTGACATCAAACCCCGCCGGGCAGACCCTGAGTAG
- the CPNE9 gene encoding copine-9 isoform X2, translating into MAAPGALEPATGSVPGTKVELTVSCRNLLDMDTFSKSDPVVVLFVQGSGSSEWKEFGRTEVIDNTLNPDFVRKFVLDYYFEEKQNLRFDVYNVDSKSCSALKQDFLGQAFVALGEVIGAQRGRLERPLTGVPGKRCGTILLLAEELSNCRDIITMQLCANKLDKKDFFGKSDPFLVFYRSNEDGTFTICHKTEVVKNTLNPVWQPFTIPVRALCNGDYDRTVKIDVYDWDRDGSHDFIGEFATSYRELSRAQSQFTVYEVLNPRKKCKKKKYVNSGTVTLLSFSVESEFTFVDYIRGGTQLNFTVAIDFTASNGLPSQPTSLHYVSPYQLSAYALALKAVGEVIQDYDSDKLFPAYGFGAKVPPDGKISHQFPLNNNAENPSCCGIEGVLESYLQSLRTVQLYGPTNFAPVINQVAGTAAQVTDGSQYHVLLIITDGVISDMLQTKEAIVTASALPMSIIIVGVGPAEFEGMVFPSPVFTPPRLGDTSCHPQPWRSWMVMRCGCLPVGGSLRGTLYSLCHFGITWMTRATRC; encoded by the exons ATGGCGGCTCCGGGAGCGCTGGAGCCGGCGACCGGCAGCGTGCCGGGCACCAAGGTGGAGCTCACCGTGTCCTGCCG GAACCTGCTGGACATGGACACCTTCTCCAAGTCTGACCCAG TGGTGGTCCTTtttgtgcagggctcagggagcagcGAGTGGAAGGAG ttTGGACGCACTGAGGTGATCGACAACACCCTGAACCCCGACTTTGTCCGCAAGTTCGTCCTCGACTACTACTTTGAGGAGAAGCAAAACCTCCGCTTTGATGT CTACAACGTGGACtccaagagctgctctgccttaAAGCAG GACTTCCTGGGGCAGGCATTTGTGGCACTGGGGGAGGTGATTGGGGCCCAGCGGGGACGCCTGGAGAGACCCCTCAC gggggtcccaggaaAGCGGTGTGGGAccatcctgctgctggctgaggaGCTGAGCAACTGCCGG gacaTCATCACAATGCAGCTGTGTGCCAACAAGCTGGACAAGAAGGACTTCTTTGGAAAATCTGACCCCTTCCTCGTCTTCTACCGCAGCAATGAGGATGGCAC tTTCACCATCTGCCATAAGACAGAGGTGGTGAAGAACACACTCAACCCGGTGTGGCAGCCCTTCACCATCCCCGTGCGTGCCCTCTGCAACGGTGACTACGACCG GACGGTGAAGATAGATGTGTACGACTGGGACCGGGATGGGAG CCACGACTTCATCGGGGAATTTGCCACAAGCTACCGGGAGCTGTCTCGAGCACAGAGTCAGTTCACAGTGTATGAG gtGCTGAATCCCCGGAAGAAATGCAAGAAGAAGAAATATGTGAATTCCGGCACC GTGACACTGCTCTCCTTCTCGGTCGAGTCCGAGTTCACCTTCGTTGACTACATCCGGGGCGG GACACAGCTGAATTTCACCGTCGCCATTGACTTCACGGCCTCCAACG GGTTGCCATCACAGCCCACCTCGCTGCACTACGTGAGCCCCTACCAGCTGAGCGCCTATGCCCTGGCATTGAAGGCAGTGGGGGAGGTCATCCAGGACTACGACAGTGACAAGCTCTTCCCTGCCTACGGCTTCGGTGCCAAAGTCCCACCCGACGGCAAGATCTCCCACCAGTTCCCCCTG AACAACAATGCAGAGAACCCCAGCTGTTGTGGCATTGAGGGTGTGCTGGAGTCCTACCTCCAGAGCCTGCGCACCGTCCAGCTCTACGGTCCTACCAACTTCGCCCCCGTCATCAACCAGGTGGCAGG GACAGCTGCCCAGGTGACTGACGGCTCGCAGTACCACGTCCTCCTCATCATCACTGACGGCGTCATCTCCGACATGCTGCAGACCAAGGAGGCCATTGTCACT GCTTCTGCCTTGCCCATGTCCATCATCATTGTGGGAGTGGGTCCGGCTGAGTTTGAGG GGATGGTGTTTCCATCCCCGGTGTTCACCCCACCGAGGCTTGGTGACACCAGCTGTCACCCTCAGCCATGGAGGAGCTGGATGGTGATGAGGTGCGGTTGTCTTCCCGTGGGCGGTTCGCTGAGAGGGACATTGTACAG TTTGTGCCATTTCGGGATTACGTGGATGACTCGGGCAACCAGGTGCTGA